Proteins from a genomic interval of Symmachiella macrocystis:
- a CDS encoding HlyD family secretion protein, with protein sequence MILVLVAAWLGFLSLLVRFGILKSWTRWMKLSPLVMFLACQIFLLIPMSFGAPSGRAVVMKNTIQIIPSVSGMVIDVPIESEVELHKGQVLFTIDPAPYQAEVNRLEAALKETQQAAKMLPSDLAAANAAVLQTEAALISANKQAESLKVLVDAADASVAKQKAQAELAKAEFGRAKELAASKAMTEAELEANERNLAAAKAGLEEAKAKRQQAQLALDSQIDGVNTIVIQAEEALQIAQARRVKAKLALESTINGEDADVAQIQAQLELAKIKLSWTSVEAPTTGFVVNVSLQPGAMVLAEKSEVLSFVDESTQVIGAQIDQIHLRHIEVGQPAEVIFKLYPGKVFEAQVDKVIRASPSGQVAPSGFALESFEISPDPFWVRLAIKDKSLSFPPGAVGTVAIYTNHYKVSHIFRQLILRMENWLNYCRAD encoded by the coding sequence ATGATCTTGGTTCTTGTCGCCGCCTGGCTTGGATTTCTTTCGCTTCTGGTCAGATTTGGCATCCTGAAAAGCTGGACTCGATGGATGAAGCTTTCCCCCTTGGTGATGTTCCTGGCTTGCCAAATATTCTTATTAATTCCGATGAGTTTTGGAGCACCCAGCGGTAGAGCGGTGGTCATGAAGAATACGATCCAGATCATTCCGAGTGTCTCGGGGATGGTGATCGATGTTCCCATCGAAAGTGAAGTGGAATTGCATAAAGGACAGGTGTTGTTCACGATAGATCCAGCACCCTATCAGGCTGAAGTGAATCGCCTAGAGGCCGCCCTCAAGGAAACTCAGCAAGCGGCCAAGATGTTGCCGTCGGATCTTGCGGCTGCCAACGCTGCTGTTCTTCAGACTGAGGCAGCCCTCATCTCGGCAAACAAGCAGGCTGAGTCATTGAAAGTGTTGGTTGACGCTGCCGATGCTTCGGTTGCTAAGCAAAAGGCCCAAGCTGAATTGGCGAAGGCAGAATTTGGGCGTGCTAAGGAGCTTGCTGCCAGCAAAGCAATGACTGAGGCTGAATTGGAAGCCAATGAGCGAAATCTTGCAGCAGCCAAGGCAGGCCTCGAAGAAGCGAAAGCCAAACGTCAGCAGGCTCAACTTGCACTTGATTCGCAAATCGACGGTGTCAACACGATCGTGATCCAAGCCGAAGAGGCGTTGCAAATAGCTCAAGCTCGTCGGGTTAAAGCCAAACTCGCTCTCGAATCGACCATCAATGGCGAAGACGCTGACGTGGCTCAAATTCAAGCGCAACTGGAATTAGCCAAGATTAAACTTTCCTGGACTTCGGTGGAAGCGCCAACAACGGGGTTCGTCGTGAATGTTAGTTTACAGCCCGGCGCTATGGTGCTTGCCGAAAAAAGTGAGGTCTTGTCGTTTGTTGACGAATCAACACAGGTGATAGGTGCTCAAATCGACCAAATTCACTTGCGCCATATCGAAGTCGGTCAACCGGCCGAGGTAATCTTCAAACTCTATCCAGGAAAAGTGTTTGAAGCTCAAGTTGACAAAGTTATCCGAGCATCTCCATCAGGCCAGGTCGCGCCAAGCGGCTTCGCCTTGGAATCTTTTGAAATCTCACCCGATCCTTTTTGGGTACGGCTGGCGATTAAGGACAAATCATTGTCGTTTCCCCCAGGAGCGGTAGGAACAGTGGCCATATATACCAACCATTACAAAGTGTCCCACATTTTTCGACAACTTATCCTGCGTATGGAGAACTGGTTGAATTACTGCCGTGCGGATTGA